A genome region from Triticum aestivum cultivar Chinese Spring chromosome 2B, IWGSC CS RefSeq v2.1, whole genome shotgun sequence includes the following:
- the LOC123042948 gene encoding uncharacterized protein, which yields MPPATPLPLDRRVGGRFWALADEGDEGEGKEEEERAQSMAEQPSSPESDGSHSTMICELLNEGYDEDDLQMLVEKLVPPSDPARDGLAAEDHKELIRRIVLRRTSSRPWRGPIPKVRLPALTLGDFLTPGDWLQVQRRRKGRRPAMSPEAETSQISIREARTERLKFLLGHSGPDSGVGQVGSGHAASSIVPEHAAQLVIDEPSELQIAAQPNMGMPRVRPTRAKPGFRSCGNRRALRVRANAPPLDRASFAVVLMAGRGSDQAGASGSGLGRTNNIAANGGRGGVAGGGDRGGAEARGGLAGRDTGAGYGRAAGAGGGAQYGRGGHGNFVAGDARGGAVGGGHRAPVRQVVGEGRGVSSGAGRGDAGGHAFRAPTGGFVQGPAGSQQYVPRRGGFFRGGRGGAGRFGRNGPRAPHRYPPPRRDPTPTNDLAATSAKDNVHANLVADTPADKRLPAEATAVVRELANVVVPAAQTPVENASDKGDTDKMNKGQRKREKTYCYRCGEPGHYAVGCTTELCDICLRPKHDEACPLLSAPKPVVNLYGVCDEKLMFFETPTMRSCRPRLENARTGIIRVTKGTLSEDQIILQLKRLVSSSFQWVLVRIDEMTFKVDYPTKYDLDKINEFGMCKVPGSACILEFDEWKRNDPVGVPLVQIWVRFFGLPPEPLNDYLETWSLGSLIGKTLEVDMPFTRMHGIARMRVGVLDANAVPCFLGWVYDGMSYDLRVEIEGVPMIQDVDKGMSTDSGTDGGDGRQDDLMDHDQPANNSVTPGGQDKESEAPVGKASGSAPVAGLRREVLDAIVPPSRILTTLKDDDHTPMDARDTTPAPISESGLRFGSFRAVSAPGRLWGDRMERDDPVEHVLPPLSPVRFLFEGGEAMAEPMSSKGSDSRQAAPVHLSSADVTPRLATPSPKRPHEADVVVEGYGLSSAITPMEDAASTQVSQEATTVEVPALGTGPEPEPMVGFPVLPSAPQTGRGTYSSIPEVVAFGGIPDPALGGRRSSRRIQEQPDADEFQLGRAMRMAKIRDTEASTGHLQSVYLDPYVVITQSCGPQGAYGYWVQPMGDGCTGYLQPVWMAVQ from the exons ATGCCGCCGGCAACCCCCTTGCCGTTAGATCGGCGGGTGGGAGGCCGGTTTTGGGCGTTGGCCGACGAGGGAGATGAGGGGGAAGGCAAAGAGGAGGAGGAACGGGCGCAATCCATGGCGGAGCAGCCAAGCTCGCCGGAGTCTGATGGATCTCATTCGACGATGATCTGCGAGCTCTTGAACGAGGGTTATGACGAAGATGATCTGCAGATGCTGGTGGAGAAGCTAGTGCCGCCGTCTGATCCGGCGAGAGACGGACTTGCAGCAGAGGACCACAAGGAATTGATCAGGCGGATTGTGCTGCGTCGCACATCGTCTCGGCCATGGCGAGGCCCCATACCTAAGGTAAGGCTGCCAGCACTTACTTTGGGTGATTTTCTAACTCCTGGTGATTGGTTGCAGGTTCAACGGCGGCGGAAGGGACGGCGGCCGGCGATGTCACCGGAGGCGGAGACGAGTCAGATCTCGATCCGGGAGGCACGGACGGAGCGTTTGAAATTTTTGCTGGGCCACAGTGGGCCGGATTCGGGTGTGGGCCAGGTTGGCTCAGGGCATGCGGCCTCGAGTATCGTTCCTGAGCATGCGGCTCAGTTGGTGATCGACGAGCCTAGCGAGTTACAGATCGCAGCCCAACCCAACATGGGCATGCCTAGGGTTCGACCGACGAGGGCAAAGCCTGGGTTTCGATCCTGCGGGAACAGACGAGCGCTGCGGGTTCGAGCGAACGCGCCGCCCCTCGATAGAGCCTCCTTTGCGGTGGTTCTGATGGCGGGGAGGGGATCGGATCAGGCTGGAGCTTCGGGATCAGGGCTGGGCCGAACTAATAACATCGCTGCTAATGGCGGGCGCGGTGGAGTTGCTGGCGGCGGTGATCGCGGCGGAGCGGAGGCTCGTGGAGGACTTGCGGGGAGAGATACTGGAGCTGGGTACGGCCGTGCCGCCGGAGCTGGCGGAGGTGCGCAGTATGGACGCGGCGGGCATGGCAACTTTGTGGCCGGCGATGCTCGCGGAGGGGCGGTCGGAGGTGGTCATCGGGCTCCAGTGCGCCAAGTTGTAGGAGAGGGACGTGGAGTATCGTCCGGCGCTGGTCGTGGCGATGCCGGCGGACATGCTTTTCGCGCCCCGACTGGCGGTTTCGTCCAAGGACCGGCAGGTTCGCAGCAATACGTACCTCGCCGGGGAGGCTTCTTCAGAGGCGGGCGTGGTGGCGCTGGCAGATTTGGCCGGAATGGTCCCCGTGCCCCGCACCGTTATCCACCACCTCGCCGCGATCCCACGCCAACTAATGATCTGGCTGCAACGTCCGCGAAGGACAACGTGCATGCGAATTTGGTAGCTGACACACCGGCTGATAAGAGGCTTCCCGCGGAGGCGACTGCGGTGGTTCGGGAGCTTGCGAACGTGGTTGTTCCGGCGGCACAGACGCCGGTGGAGAATGCGTCGGACAAGGGTGATACTGATAAGATGAACAAAGGTCAGCGTAAGAGGGAAAAGACATATTGTTATCGTTGTGGAGAACCTGGGCACTATGCGGTGGGTTGCACGACGGAGCTTTGTGACATTTGTTTGCGACCGAAACATGATGAAGCATGTCCTCTTTTGTCAGCTCCTAAGCCGGTGGTGAACTTATATGGTGTGTGTGACGAAAAACTTATGTTCTTTGAGACTCCAACTATGAGATCTTGTAGACCACGGTTGGAGAATGCTAGAACTGGCATCATTCGAGTGACTAAGGGCACTCTTTCGGAGGATCAGATTATTTTACAACTCAAGAGATTAGTCTCCAGCTCGTTTCAATGGGTTCTCGTTCGGATTGATGAGATGACGTTTAAGGTTGACTATCCCACGAAATATGATCTTGACAAGATTAATGAGTTTGGCATGTGCAAAGTTCCTGGCAGTGCATGTATTCTAGAGTTTGATGAGTGGAAGCGCAATGATCCGGTGGGAGTGCCGCTTGTTCAGATTTGGGTCAGATTTTTTGGCCTACCCCCAGAACCGCTTAATGACTATTTGGAGACTTGGAGCCTAGGGTCTCTTATTGGAAAGACTCTGGAGGTCGATATGCCTTTTACGCGTATGCATGGCATTGCACGTATGCGGGTGGGAGTTTTGGATGCGAATGCGGTCCCCTGCTTTTTAGGTTGGGTTTATGATGGCATGAGTTATGATCTGAGAGTTGAGATTGAGGGAGTTCCGATGATCCAAGATGTAGACAAAGGCATGAGTACTGATAGTGGGACTGATGGTGGTGACGGCAGGCAGGATGATCTTATGGACCATGACCAGCCTGCAAACAATTCAGTTACTCCCGGGGGGCAGGATAAGGAGTCCGAGGCCCCAGTGGGCAAGGCCTCTGGTTCGGCGCCCGTAGCAGGTCTTCGCCGTGAGGTGCTGGATGCGATAGTGCCACCATCTCGGATTCTCACAACATTGAAGGATGATGACCACACTCCTATGGATGCGAGAGACACGACCCCCGCACCCATATCTGAGTCAGGACTTCGTTTTGGGTCTTTTCGAGCTGTTTCGGCACCTGGGCGTCTGTGGGGAGATCGGATGGAGCGAGATGACCCCGTTGAGCATGTTTTACCTCCGTTATCTCCTGTCCGGTTTTTGTTCGAGGGTGGTGAGGCTATGGCAGAACCGATGTCATCTAAGGGAAGCGACTCGAGGCAGGCGGCCCCAGTTCATCTTTCTTCGGCGGACGTCACACCTCGGCTTGCTACTCCTTCACCTAAACGACCGCACGAGGCGGATGTGGTCGTGGAGGGGTATGGGCTTTCTTCTGCTATAACTCCGATGGAGGATGCGGCTTCTACACAGGTGTCGCAGGAGGCGACGACGGTGGAGGTGCCGGCTTTGGGTACGGGTCCGGAACCGGAGCCGATGGTGGGCTTTCCGGTGCTACCTTCCGCACCTCAGACTGGACGGGGGACGTACTCTTCTATCCCAGAGGTGGTGGCCTTTGGGGGTATTCCAGATCCGGCGTTGGGAGGGAGGCGCTCCAGCCGGCGTATCCAGGAGCAGCCGGATGCGGATGAGTTTCAGCTTGGCCGCGCCATGCGGATGGCCAAAATCCGCGACACGGAGGCTTCTACAG gtcatcttcagagcgtctacttggatccgtacgtggtcattACTCAGTCGTGCGGACCACAGGGAGCATATGGATATTGGGTGCAGCCGATGGGAGATGGTTGCACGGGATActtacaaccggtttggatggcggtccaaTAA